The following are from one region of the Lepeophtheirus salmonis chromosome 8, UVic_Lsal_1.4, whole genome shotgun sequence genome:
- the LOC121123652 gene encoding cytosolic carboxypeptidase-like protein 5: MSSIYKDKEENPSFQLGRFHFFSNFDSGNLGRIETLKENEVLPELKKRVSENEDVPVAPPCPKTRRRKTEEECRGPNLKGNFKCWTRPDCAGTRFENGNRTWFNFGMKVGFEAEEEETPEDWALRFNFQNLNKQAKLFSQGFSPVVCIDKEENDETTQWKRLSNIYYKTIDNQFYMSFVFNLSRENRYKTHYFAFTYPYSFLELEKTLNRFALQYENSPNIYFHKAIGTYSYENRPIYVLTISGMNGLTDKEESIPLSSGSSPKMFRSKKYVFISARVHPGETQSSFIMDGLLKMLLRENDSISLALRKKYVFKIIPMLNPDGVVRGHYRTDARGINLNRVYGDPDPRLHPSIFFAKKLILYAHFGKISDPRKISDGDSKTQVIEPLKSEVFPSTYMPSKSDISWYEMTETSRCSEGDESIADFSFNNFGGGANMSSTTGGKILDVEEEETSFFLSPTTSASSSNVRSTTTFSEAFKKNMDEDFNRKLECTLDGPEQNLFLYLDIHGHASKRGIFMYGNHFTDLDTKIDSMLLPKLVSLNCPNFDFPACNFTEKNMYLKDRHTGAGREGCGRVAVFKSTGLVYSYTLEANFNTGRDIKPVPNSPRAGSPSLFYDRPPKYTPSIYEDAGKAVAVAVLDLTDSNPWSRVATSSCKTMKGVKESIRRFIKTSEEHSVKNCESSPNGRLLRRRSAPPRTKKLSSESKTSESSSKMPRKTEKSSSSSSSTIGAGLSRPTSPTRPSSARTTRNKKNNKKSLIPSPNMVVEPNNPTASSHPVNSPPITKRVRGAAKKKKKVQKRKTVS, from the coding sequence ATGTCCAGCATCTACAAGGACAAGGAAGAGAATCCGAGTTTCCAGCTGGGAAGATTCCATTTCTTCTCCAACTTTGATTCCGGTAATCTGGGTCGAATAGAAACTCTGAAAGAGAATGAAGTTCTTCCAGAGCTTAAAAAACGTGTTTCGGAAAATGAGGATGTTCCAGTGGCTCCTCCATGCCCCAAGACGCGCCGTCGTAAGACTGAAGAAGAATGTCGAGGTCCGAATCTAAAAGGAAACTTTAAATGTTGGACTCGGCCCGATTGTGCGGGAACTCGGTTCGAAAATGGGAATCGAACCTGGTTTAACTTTGGGATGAAAGTGGGGTTTGAGGCTGAAGAGGAAGAGACTCCCGAGGACTGGGCTCTTCGATTTAACTTCCAAAATCTGAATAAGCAAGCCAAATTATTCTCCCAGGGCTTTTCTCCTGTCGTCTGCATTGATAAAGAAGAGAATGATGAAACAACTCAATGGAAACGCCTTTCCAATATCTATTATAAAACCATTGATAATCAATTCTACATGAGTTTTGTCTTCAATCTCTCCAGGGAGAATCGCTATAAAACTCATTATTTTGCCTTTACATATCCATACTCCTTTCTAGAATTAGAGAAGACTCTGAATCGCTTTGCTCTACAATACGAAAACTCTCCTAATATTTACTTTCACAAAGCGATAGGAACTTACTCTTACGAGAATAGACCCATCTATGTCTTAACTATATCAGGCATGAATGGATTAACTGACAAAGAAGAGTCCATTCCCCTCTCATCTGGTTCAAGTCCGAAAATGTTTCGTTCTAAAAAGTATGTTTTCATTAGTGCACGAGTTCATCCGGGGGAAACGCAATCTTCTTTCATCATGGATGGACTATTAAAAATGTTGCTCAGGGAGAATGACTCCATCTCTTTGGCTTTGAGGAAGAAATATGTGTTCAAAATCATTCCAATGTTGAATCCTGATGGTGTTGTGAGAGGTCATTATCGAACAGATGCACGTGGTATTAATTTAAACCGTGTCTATGGAGACCCGGACCCAAGGCTGcatccatcaattttttttgcgaaaaaacttatattatatgcTCATTTCGGTAAAATATCTGATCCTAGGAAAATATCAGATGGAGATAGTAAGACACAGGTTATTGAGCCACTCAAGTCCGAAGTTTTTCCTTCTACTTATATGCCATCAAAGTCGGATATCTCGTGGTACGAAATGACTGAGACCTCTAGGTGTTCTGAAGGTGATGAGTCCATTGCAgattttagttttaataattttggagGAGGGGCGAATATGTCATCGACCACTGGAGGGAAGATACTTGATGTAGAAGAAGAGGAAACCTCGTTTTTTCTATCTCCAACTACTTCTGCTTCATCTTCGAATGTTCGCTCAACCACTACATTTTCAGAggcatttaagaaaaatatggaTGAGGACTTCAATCGTAAGCTAGAATGTACTCTAGACGGGCCGGAGCAAAatctatttctttatttggaCATTCACGGCCACGCCTCAAAAAGAGGCATATTTATGTATGGGAATCATTTTACAGATCTTGATACCAAAATTGACTCTATGCTTCTTCCCAAGTTGGTCTCCCTTAATTGTCCAAATTTTGACTTTCCAGCCTGCAATTTCACGGAGaagaatatgtatttaaaagataGACATACTGGAGCAGGAAGGGAGGGTTGTGGTCGTGTTGCAGTTTTTAAGTCTACTGGCTTAGTCTACAGCTATACATTAGAGGCCAATTTCAATACAGGAAGAGATATCAAACCCGTCCCAAATTCCCCCAGAGCTGGATCTCCATCTCTTTTCTATGATCGACCACCAAAGTACACCCCATCTATCTATGAGGATGCTGGAAAAGCCGTTGCAGTAGCGGTTTTGGATCTCACTGACTCCAATCCATGGAGTCGCGTTGCTACTTCCAGTTGTAAAACTATGAAAGGAGTGAAGGAATCCATTCGCCGATTTATCAAAACTTCTGAAGAACATTCTGTAAAAAATTGTGAGTCTTCTCCAAATGGTAGGCTCCTTCGAAGACGTTCAGCACCCCCACGAACAAAGAAATTATCTAGTGAGTCAAAAACTTCTGAGTCATCTTCGAAGATGCCAAGGAAAACGGAGaaatcttcatcatcatcatcgtcAACTATAGGAGCAGGACTCTCGCGACCAACTTCCCCGACACGTCCTTCATCAGCTCGAACGACTcgaaacaagaaaaataataagaaatccCTTATACCTTCGCCAAATATGGTAGTGGAACCAAATAACCCTACAGCCTCTTCCCATCCCGTCAACTCTCCTCCTATTACGAAAAGAGTACGAGGAGCcgcaaagaagaaaaagaaagtccAAAAGCGAAAGACTGTATCTTGA